In one window of Tumebacillus algifaecis DNA:
- a CDS encoding C40 family peptidase, with product MMNRSQHWFSVWLCTMLLCVLALSRPQGSVTALATGMPTLHMAETEHALVLRTEQGQFSVTYWSAKGIGYEELRAENQKLKEQKRLEHSQQTVMKSLLASRSIHLAQYAKWVKAQERLRVAHDALRFVGTPYVWGGTTPDGFDCSGFTQYVYAQHGVDVPRNSYDQYDMGKQVQQQELEPGDLVFFTTYAPGPSHLGIYVGEGKFVHALNNHTGVITSMLDNEYYRNRFLGAKRVI from the coding sequence ATGATGAACAGGAGTCAGCATTGGTTTTCCGTTTGGCTTTGCACGATGCTCCTCTGCGTGCTCGCGCTCTCTAGACCGCAGGGCAGCGTCACCGCGCTGGCAACAGGAATGCCCACACTGCATATGGCCGAAACAGAGCATGCGCTGGTCCTACGCACTGAGCAAGGACAGTTCTCCGTTACGTATTGGAGTGCAAAAGGAATCGGGTATGAAGAACTGCGCGCGGAAAATCAAAAGCTCAAGGAGCAAAAACGACTCGAGCATAGCCAACAGACCGTGATGAAAAGTCTGCTTGCCTCGCGCTCCATCCATCTTGCCCAATATGCCAAATGGGTCAAAGCTCAAGAAAGGCTCCGCGTTGCCCACGATGCATTGCGTTTTGTCGGGACCCCTTACGTTTGGGGCGGCACGACACCAGATGGATTTGACTGTTCAGGATTCACACAATATGTCTATGCCCAGCATGGCGTGGACGTGCCGCGCAATTCGTATGACCAGTACGATATGGGAAAACAGGTGCAACAGCAGGAGCTCGAACCGGGCGATCTCGTCTTTTTCACCACCTATGCACCTGGTCCTTCTCATCTGGGCATCTATGTTGGCGAAGGGAAATTTGTTCATGCGCTCAACAATCACACAGGTGTGATCACTTCTATGCTCGACAATGAATATTATAGAAACCGCTTCTTAGGCGCGAAGCGCGTCATCTGA
- the cysK gene encoding cysteine synthase A → MKLVHNMAELIGETPVVKLSRLCEDGMADVYVKLEMFNPSRSVKDRAAFNMIAEAEQAGLLREGSTIIEPTSGNTGIGLAMVAAAKGYRAILVMPDTATKERISILQAYGAQVVLTPGAERMSGAVNKAEQLAAEIPNSFIPMQFENQANPNAHRGTTAREIYLQMDGKLDAFVATAGTGGTITGTGETLKAMIPGIKIYVVEPESSAVLSGEPPGPHKIVGTSPGFVPPILNRNVYDEIFRISCQDAQEITRNLARQEGILVGTSAGAAVHTALAVARRLGPGKRVLCIAPDTGERYLSSDLFCKVKEEM, encoded by the coding sequence ATGAAACTCGTACATAATATGGCAGAACTGATAGGTGAAACACCGGTGGTCAAGCTGTCTCGTCTCTGTGAAGATGGGATGGCCGATGTGTATGTCAAACTGGAGATGTTCAATCCGAGCCGCAGTGTGAAAGACCGTGCGGCGTTCAATATGATCGCAGAGGCTGAACAGGCCGGTCTCTTGCGTGAAGGCTCGACGATCATCGAGCCGACGAGCGGCAACACGGGAATTGGACTCGCGATGGTGGCAGCTGCCAAAGGGTACCGTGCGATCCTGGTCATGCCGGACACGGCCACTAAGGAGCGCATCTCCATTCTCCAGGCATATGGTGCACAAGTTGTGTTGACACCGGGAGCAGAGCGAATGAGCGGGGCTGTGAACAAGGCAGAGCAGCTCGCAGCGGAGATTCCGAACAGTTTCATCCCGATGCAGTTTGAGAATCAGGCCAATCCGAATGCACACCGCGGGACGACCGCGCGTGAAATCTATCTACAGATGGATGGAAAGCTCGATGCCTTTGTTGCGACTGCCGGAACGGGCGGCACGATCACCGGAACGGGCGAAACGCTAAAAGCCATGATTCCAGGGATTAAGATCTATGTGGTGGAACCGGAGTCTTCGGCTGTGTTGTCGGGCGAACCGCCGGGCCCGCACAAGATTGTAGGCACGTCCCCTGGCTTTGTACCACCCATTTTAAATCGCAACGTATATGATGAAATTTTTCGTATCTCCTGTCAGGATGCACAGGAGATCACACGCAATCTGGCGCGACAAGAAGGTATACTCGTCGGCACGTCAGCAGGCGCTGCCGTTCATACCGCGCTTGCGGTAGCTCGGAGGCTTGGTCCGGGCAAACGGGTGTTGTGCATCGCGCCTGACACGGGAGAGCGTTATCTGTCGAGTGATCTGTTTTGCAAGGTAAAGGAGGAAATGTAA
- a CDS encoding rhodanese-like domain-containing protein translates to MAKEIDGIRQMDAAELQELIAKLEQGKVKLIDVREPHEYTAGHIPGVPLIPMNYIPGKMTELNKEDEYVFICRSGNRSQQVARYLKMNGYDKVINFYGGMLSWAGPTKQGMEE, encoded by the coding sequence ATGGCAAAGGAAATTGACGGCATCCGCCAAATGGACGCTGCTGAATTGCAAGAGTTGATCGCCAAGCTCGAGCAAGGCAAGGTCAAGCTGATCGACGTTCGTGAACCGCACGAGTATACAGCGGGACATATCCCGGGCGTACCGCTGATTCCGATGAACTATATTCCGGGCAAGATGACCGAATTGAACAAAGAGGATGAATATGTGTTCATCTGCCGTAGCGGCAATCGCAGCCAGCAAGTGGCTCGTTATCTGAAGATGAACGGGTATGACAAAGTGATCAACTTCTACGGAGGTATGCTTTCTTGGGCTGGCCCAACGAAGCAAGGGATGGAAGAATAA
- a CDS encoding SDR family NAD(P)-dependent oxidoreductase — MLMLQNQIVLITGASSGIGRDAALLFAKHGALPVLTARSIDKLEALSAEIKQLYNIEAPFYALDVTDGEQVERVVAEVLRRFTRIDLLLNSSGYGLFIPTDEIAMEEVEGMMNVNYFGLVRVTKAVLPSMQKRNSGHIINLASIASFMAGKKHGAYAATKHAVMGFSDALRYELHGTGVTLSTINPGPVETPFFDRADRKSVPKLVRFLTSEEVAATVLKAAVQKKPLYLMPKSAGIPVKLRHLFPRLYDWAMSIVK; from the coding sequence ATGCTGATGCTACAGAATCAGATCGTCTTGATCACCGGTGCCTCCAGCGGTATCGGGCGAGACGCAGCACTATTGTTTGCGAAGCACGGCGCTTTGCCCGTGCTGACTGCACGTTCGATCGACAAACTAGAAGCGTTGTCGGCGGAGATCAAGCAGCTCTATAATATCGAGGCACCTTTTTACGCGCTCGATGTCACCGACGGGGAACAAGTAGAGCGAGTGGTTGCAGAGGTGTTGCGGCGCTTTACCCGCATTGATCTCTTGTTGAACAGCTCGGGCTACGGCCTATTTATCCCGACCGATGAGATCGCGATGGAAGAGGTCGAAGGCATGATGAATGTCAATTACTTCGGCCTTGTTCGCGTGACCAAAGCGGTGTTGCCTTCCATGCAAAAGCGAAACAGCGGTCATATCATCAACCTCGCCTCGATCGCCTCCTTTATGGCTGGAAAGAAACATGGTGCATATGCGGCGACCAAACATGCGGTGATGGGCTTCTCCGACGCGTTGCGCTATGAACTGCACGGCACGGGGGTTACATTATCTACAATCAACCCCGGCCCAGTCGAGACGCCCTTCTTCGACCGAGCCGATCGGAAGAGCGTCCCGAAGCTCGTCCGCTTCTTAACATCTGAGGAAGTGGCAGCGACGGTATTGAAAGCGGCGGTCCAAAAAAAGCCGCTCTATCTGATGCCAAAATCGGCTGGTATTCCGGTCAAACTTCGCCATCTGTTCCCTCGCCTGTACGACTGGGCGATGAGCATTGTCAAATAA
- a CDS encoding cold-shock protein, which translates to MQGKVKWFNAEKGYGFIECDDEGGDVFVHFSAIQSEGFKTLEEGQPVTFDIVEGARGPQASNVIKQ; encoded by the coding sequence ATGCAAGGTAAAGTGAAATGGTTCAACGCTGAAAAAGGCTACGGTTTCATCGAATGTGATGATGAAGGCGGCGACGTATTCGTTCATTTTTCCGCGATTCAATCTGAAGGCTTCAAAACACTCGAAGAAGGTCAACCGGTAACTTTTGACATTGTCGAAGGCGCTCGTGGCCCGCAAGCATCAAACGTTATTAAGCAGTAA
- a CDS encoding YkoP family protein, producing the protein MMNRIELTLWKWGDVLYRMIRRFDYEDRQGKNIFRIRVRPYSGPAIHLPGGEAIQSGDWVGFLHFYNLRLQQILHGVTSDNRRGMIVLRETQRSLPELVEFVRKHPCGERIKALIGITLLNRGVEPLGFTVQSVPETSWFRFKAWYMRLMIRFCHPDGKRRVKHQGKDLPLKCVLIPVEDLIRRYGQVSSTTVIDIEKGTSKL; encoded by the coding sequence ATGATGAACCGAATCGAGTTGACCCTGTGGAAATGGGGGGACGTCCTGTACCGAATGATCAGACGGTTCGACTATGAGGACCGACAGGGGAAAAATATTTTTCGCATCCGTGTGCGCCCTTACTCAGGGCCTGCGATCCACCTGCCGGGCGGAGAAGCGATACAAAGCGGTGACTGGGTTGGCTTCTTGCACTTTTATAATCTTCGTCTTCAACAAATCCTACATGGCGTCACGTCCGATAACCGCAGAGGCATGATCGTACTGCGGGAAACGCAGCGCTCGCTGCCGGAATTGGTCGAGTTTGTGCGCAAACATCCGTGCGGTGAACGAATCAAAGCGCTGATCGGCATCACGCTGTTAAACCGTGGGGTGGAGCCGCTTGGCTTTACGGTGCAAAGCGTACCAGAAACGAGTTGGTTTCGCTTTAAGGCGTGGTACATGCGGCTGATGATACGATTCTGCCATCCAGATGGCAAACGGCGAGTCAAACATCAAGGAAAAGATCTGCCCCTCAAATGCGTGCTGATTCCGGTGGAAGATTTGATTCGGAGGTATGGGCAAGTCTCATCCACAACTGTCATAGACATAGAGAAGGGAACATCTAAATTGTGA
- a CDS encoding transglycosylase domain-containing protein has product MGKKILRSILIAFLVTGIAVILIGCSIALPTFDKSKLEIEYKTSYIYDRDGNEIMSFQSVAGEGAKLSEIPKQLQEAIVAVEDTRFKDHNGVDFRAIGRAVYRDIITGSKAEGGSTITQQLAKNVYLSHEKTFTRKVKEISLAAQIERNYSKDDILEMYFNRITFAGNVTGIKYAAEIYFDKGDHMEDLSLAENALLAGLPNAPSAYNPRINPELSIQRRNIVLDQMLKYEYISQAEYDTATTEPLMLSEKPGTDIKGMDQVVKYPYYLDYVLEEASNKLGIEAEQVLRGGVKVYTNLDPKLQDTLQEAYRNAENFPRNAADGMWAQSASVIVDPESGGVLALVGGRDTPDTEHTPQAVLNRASMSKVRPGSSFKPIIVYGPAIDTGKYSTSSILNNKAGTEFAGGYKPNNWKLWPKDKVSLTEAVIWSLNIPAVSVLNDMGADVGYSYATKNFGIPLKKEDSQRLGVALGDVDLTPLDLAGAYTAFANNGVRTEPYAIREIQNASGDTIASIGVKTHNAIKPDTAKTMTKLLKSAVEQGTGTSARISGRDVAGKTGTTEMGNTGGNRDAWFAGYTPGYVMVTWMGFDQSDEQHYLGSQGSEIPASLFSKVLSKGLQGRPAPRFDTNVTEKPVNEEKDDKDKAIINDLSVTLQGNKAVVSWSPVDVKDVKYFLFRAEKNSNGTVSNSGGIGELTKPGYTDSTVQPGKTYLYSVVVMKGSEKLSDSNFAQLTVPGQEPTPPQVPQEPQSPGGGSDKPPTDPTPPGTQVPNQPNQPGQPGDGNTTPPQPGGGDPGGGETGGGVNPNPNGGT; this is encoded by the coding sequence GTGGGGAAAAAAATCTTGAGGAGCATCTTGATCGCCTTTTTGGTGACGGGCATCGCTGTCATTCTCATCGGATGCAGCATTGCGCTCCCGACTTTTGATAAATCAAAGCTGGAGATCGAATACAAGACCTCGTACATTTATGATCGAGACGGTAACGAGATCATGTCCTTTCAATCGGTTGCTGGTGAAGGGGCCAAATTGAGTGAGATCCCTAAGCAATTGCAAGAGGCGATCGTAGCGGTCGAGGACACTCGATTTAAAGATCATAACGGTGTCGATTTCCGAGCGATCGGTCGTGCAGTCTATCGCGACATCATTACCGGCTCGAAAGCGGAAGGCGGCTCGACGATCACACAGCAGCTCGCCAAAAACGTCTACCTCTCCCACGAGAAGACGTTTACGCGCAAGGTAAAGGAGATTTCGCTTGCTGCTCAGATTGAACGCAATTATTCAAAGGATGACATTTTGGAAATGTATTTCAACCGCATCACGTTTGCGGGCAACGTGACCGGAATTAAATATGCAGCAGAAATTTATTTTGACAAAGGTGACCATATGGAAGACTTGTCGCTGGCAGAGAACGCGTTGCTGGCCGGTCTTCCGAACGCTCCGAGCGCGTACAATCCACGCATCAATCCGGAACTGTCCATCCAACGTCGAAACATCGTGCTCGATCAGATGCTCAAGTATGAGTACATCTCGCAAGCAGAGTATGACACTGCGACCACCGAACCGCTGATGCTCTCGGAGAAGCCGGGCACCGACATCAAGGGCATGGACCAAGTGGTCAAGTACCCTTATTATCTCGACTACGTGCTGGAAGAGGCATCGAACAAACTCGGTATCGAAGCGGAGCAGGTGTTGCGCGGCGGGGTGAAAGTGTACACCAACCTCGATCCGAAACTGCAAGACACGCTGCAAGAGGCCTATCGAAACGCCGAGAACTTCCCGCGCAATGCGGCGGATGGAATGTGGGCGCAGTCGGCATCGGTCATCGTTGATCCAGAGTCGGGCGGCGTGCTTGCACTGGTCGGCGGTCGTGATACGCCGGATACGGAGCACACTCCGCAGGCTGTGCTCAACCGTGCCTCGATGTCAAAAGTTCGTCCGGGCTCGTCGTTTAAGCCGATCATCGTCTACGGACCTGCGATCGACACGGGCAAATATTCGACTTCCTCGATCTTGAATAACAAAGCGGGTACCGAGTTCGCAGGTGGCTACAAGCCGAACAACTGGAAATTATGGCCGAAGGACAAAGTGTCGCTGACCGAAGCGGTCATCTGGTCGCTCAACATCCCGGCCGTGTCGGTGCTAAACGACATGGGCGCCGATGTCGGCTATTCCTACGCGACGAAAAACTTTGGGATTCCATTGAAAAAAGAAGACTCGCAGCGTCTGGGTGTTGCACTTGGCGATGTTGACTTGACACCGCTTGATCTGGCGGGCGCCTACACCGCTTTTGCCAACAACGGTGTGCGCACCGAGCCTTATGCGATTCGCGAAATTCAAAATGCTAGCGGTGATACGATCGCTTCAATCGGCGTGAAAACTCACAATGCGATCAAGCCGGATACGGCCAAAACGATGACCAAGCTTTTGAAAAGCGCGGTCGAACAAGGAACTGGCACCAGTGCCCGGATCTCCGGACGCGATGTGGCGGGCAAAACGGGAACGACCGAGATGGGCAACACGGGCGGCAACCGCGATGCTTGGTTTGCAGGCTACACGCCGGGCTATGTGATGGTGACATGGATGGGCTTCGACCAATCGGACGAACAGCACTATCTTGGAAGCCAAGGCTCGGAAATTCCGGCCTCCTTGTTCTCCAAGGTCCTGTCAAAAGGGTTGCAAGGCCGTCCGGCTCCGCGCTTTGACACCAACGTCACAGAGAAGCCGGTCAATGAAGAAAAGGATGACAAGGACAAGGCGATCATCAACGATCTGTCTGTAACTCTGCAAGGCAACAAGGCGGTCGTCTCCTGGTCTCCGGTCGATGTGAAAGACGTAAAATACTTCCTGTTCCGCGCCGAGAAGAACTCGAATGGCACGGTCTCCAATTCGGGAGGTATCGGAGAGTTGACCAAGCCGGGTTATACGGACAGCACTGTGCAACCGGGCAAGACCTATCTTTATTCTGTTGTCGTCATGAAAGGCAGCGAGAAACTATCCGACTCGAACTTTGCCCAACTGACCGTACCCGGTCAGGAACCAACACCGCCGCAGGTGCCACAAGAACCACAGTCGCCGGGCGGAGGTAGCGATAAGCCGCCGACCGATCCGACACCGCCGGGTACACAGGTGCCGAATCAACCGAATCAGCCAGGCCAACCGGGGGATGGCAATACCACGCCGCCCCAGCCGGGTGGCGGTGATCCGGGTGGAGGCGAAACGGGCGGGGGAGTCAATCCGAATCCAAACGGTGGTACCTGA
- the folE gene encoding GTP cyclohydrolase I FolE, with product MAFDYDKLQSAVRMLLEAVGENPDREGLLDTPKRVAKMYAEVFEGLGKNPEDELSAIFNEMHEEVVIVKDIPFFSMCEHHLVPFYGKAHVAYIPRNGQVTGLSKLARVVETVARQPQLQERITSTVADTLVNKLNPHGVAVIVEAEHMCMTMRGVKKPGASTITTSVRGIYQESAGARAEVFSLMRG from the coding sequence ATGGCATTTGATTACGATAAATTACAATCTGCAGTCCGCATGCTTTTGGAAGCGGTCGGTGAAAACCCAGATCGTGAAGGATTGCTCGACACACCGAAGCGTGTCGCTAAGATGTACGCCGAAGTGTTCGAAGGTCTCGGCAAAAATCCGGAAGATGAACTTTCGGCGATCTTTAATGAAATGCATGAAGAAGTGGTGATCGTCAAGGACATCCCGTTTTTCTCGATGTGCGAACATCACCTCGTACCTTTTTATGGCAAGGCGCATGTCGCCTATATTCCACGTAACGGTCAAGTGACCGGACTTTCCAAGCTGGCTCGCGTTGTCGAAACGGTGGCACGTCAACCGCAACTGCAAGAGCGCATCACATCGACCGTTGCCGATACGCTGGTCAACAAGCTCAATCCGCATGGAGTAGCGGTCATCGTCGAGGCGGAGCACATGTGCATGACGATGCGCGGTGTTAAGAAGCCGGGTGCATCGACCATCACCACCTCCGTGCGAGGCATCTACCAAGAGTCTGCCGGAGCGCGTGCAGAAGTGTTCTCGCTGATGCGTGGCTAA
- a CDS encoding NAD(P)H-dependent flavin oxidoreductase, with product MKQRLLELLGIEYPIVEGGMAYIGDGNLAAAVSNAGAFGQVGSAGRTLSDFEQQIRLASERTARPFGVNLPIGEHSDPRERVEMILKYKEHIRAVSISAGNPKPYIPVFKEAGLPVMVVVSTAMHAAKAEQAGADILIAEGTEAGGHNGPAELTTFALIPQAVSAVSIPVVAAGGVADGRGLAAALALGAAGVQIGTLLIATVESPAHDMYKQALLTARGEDTTMMERSVGGVTRVLKGSYIDEVLAFEKTGPTRETLYPYIKGRRTVSPCSKVNWIRAMLTVDRVLG from the coding sequence ATGAAACAGCGATTACTGGAGTTACTGGGGATCGAATATCCGATTGTCGAAGGCGGCATGGCGTATATCGGGGACGGGAATCTGGCAGCGGCCGTCTCGAATGCAGGCGCCTTTGGTCAGGTCGGCTCGGCCGGACGCACGCTTTCCGATTTTGAACAGCAAATCAGACTCGCCAGCGAGCGGACGGCGCGACCTTTTGGGGTCAACCTACCGATCGGGGAGCACAGCGACCCGCGCGAACGAGTTGAAATGATCTTAAAATACAAAGAGCACATTCGAGCGGTATCGATCTCTGCAGGCAATCCCAAACCATACATACCCGTTTTTAAAGAAGCAGGACTGCCGGTGATGGTCGTCGTCTCGACGGCGATGCATGCGGCAAAGGCAGAGCAGGCTGGCGCTGACATCTTGATCGCAGAAGGAACCGAAGCTGGAGGGCACAACGGTCCGGCTGAATTGACCACCTTTGCGTTGATCCCGCAGGCGGTAAGCGCCGTCTCCATTCCGGTGGTCGCAGCGGGCGGCGTAGCGGACGGACGCGGCTTGGCGGCGGCGCTCGCACTTGGCGCAGCAGGCGTGCAGATCGGCACCTTGTTGATCGCTACAGTGGAGTCCCCGGCACATGACATGTACAAACAGGCACTGCTCACCGCCCGTGGCGAGGATACGACGATGATGGAGCGCAGCGTCGGTGGCGTCACCCGCGTGTTGAAAGGTTCGTATATCGATGAGGTGCTGGCGTTTGAGAAGACGGGGCCGACCCGTGAGACGCTCTACCCTTACATCAAAGGGAGAAGAACCGTCTCGCCGTGCTCGAAGGTAAACTGGATCAGGGCTATGCTTACAGTGGACAGGGTGTTGGGTTGA
- a CDS encoding metallophosphoesterase, producing the protein MNIFALGDLHLSFANPKPMDIFGDNWTDHPEKIRAAWEAVVSPDDLVLIPGDISWAMYLDEAKQDLDYVAALPGTKVMIRGNHDYWWASISKVRKALHPSIHALQNDAITIGDVTIAGVRGWDCPGGYMFDEHDRKVYEREVLRLQMSLDAAMKQKAKHLYVMLHYPPTNEKHHSSGFMEVLAQYPVDQVVYGHLHGKEGHRHALQGLHHGIEFHLTACDFLDFAPLKLT; encoded by the coding sequence ATGAACATATTCGCCCTCGGCGATTTGCATCTTTCTTTTGCCAATCCCAAGCCGATGGATATTTTCGGCGACAATTGGACGGACCACCCGGAGAAGATCCGTGCTGCTTGGGAGGCTGTCGTTTCGCCAGATGACCTCGTGCTGATTCCCGGTGATATCTCCTGGGCGATGTATTTAGACGAAGCGAAGCAGGACCTTGATTATGTCGCTGCGCTGCCCGGCACTAAAGTGATGATTCGCGGCAACCACGACTATTGGTGGGCTTCCATCTCCAAAGTGCGCAAAGCATTGCATCCTTCGATTCACGCCCTGCAAAACGATGCGATCACCATCGGCGATGTCACGATTGCCGGGGTTCGCGGCTGGGACTGTCCGGGCGGGTACATGTTTGATGAACATGACCGCAAAGTGTACGAACGCGAAGTCCTGCGTCTGCAAATGTCGCTCGATGCTGCGATGAAGCAGAAAGCGAAACATCTGTATGTCATGTTGCATTACCCACCGACCAATGAGAAGCATCATTCCTCCGGCTTCATGGAAGTGCTGGCCCAATATCCGGTCGATCAAGTGGTCTACGGCCACCTGCACGGCAAGGAAGGCCATCGCCATGCCCTGCAAGGTCTGCATCACGGCATCGAGTTTCACCTGACCGCCTGTGATTTCCTCGATTTTGCCCCGCTCAAGCTCACGTAA
- a CDS encoding rhomboid family intramembrane serine protease, translated as METPEQVLRQTSLLYQMAQKLIEHDDFSILPQVSQMEQETFAEQELRPIVLVRRKWNTAQVVRLFPADRIGTDQIEQMLMQEAFYLRQAKRQNGVRKMYSLTLFIFSHWRSEENLNAIARAGTYAGMGKTTGAVAVGIDLMRGIVGPAPWGSAAEDIGLGRLAELVKVYAEEPDRAENLMRSPDEWQEHLLLLSQEKREQVAETLNPNQKTRGVTAILVITILVWLFGMQYPDEILGSLLLIPEAVRLGEWWRLLSSVFLHYELTHIAFNMVTLYFFGRIAERIFGLPRFMVIYVLAGVAGSLLSVAFSPHNSLGASGAVFGLFGALLAFGQFNRKAFAMTIGTSVYALLAINLIFGFIMPNVNNFAHIGGMIGGFLSAMAVGVPNTPNNKRWLFAVLYAGFVALSLWIALETPFR; from the coding sequence GTGGAAACTCCAGAACAAGTACTTCGTCAGACTTCCTTGTTGTACCAGATGGCACAGAAGCTGATCGAACATGATGATTTTTCTATTCTGCCACAAGTTTCCCAAATGGAGCAAGAAACATTCGCAGAGCAGGAGCTACGCCCTATTGTGTTGGTGCGTCGCAAGTGGAACACCGCTCAGGTTGTGCGATTGTTTCCGGCGGATCGCATCGGTACGGATCAGATCGAGCAGATGTTGATGCAGGAAGCTTTCTATCTGCGCCAAGCCAAGCGGCAAAACGGTGTGCGCAAAATGTATTCGCTTACGCTTTTTATTTTCTCGCACTGGCGCTCTGAGGAGAACCTCAATGCTATCGCTCGCGCTGGCACCTATGCAGGCATGGGCAAGACGACAGGTGCGGTGGCGGTCGGCATCGACCTGATGCGCGGTATCGTAGGTCCCGCGCCGTGGGGCTCGGCCGCTGAAGACATCGGTCTCGGACGTTTGGCCGAATTGGTCAAAGTGTATGCAGAGGAGCCGGATCGTGCAGAAAATCTGATGCGAAGCCCAGATGAGTGGCAGGAGCATTTGTTGCTACTCTCACAGGAAAAGCGCGAACAAGTGGCCGAAACGCTGAACCCCAACCAAAAGACGCGTGGTGTGACCGCGATCCTCGTGATCACCATTTTGGTTTGGCTTTTCGGAATGCAATATCCCGATGAGATACTCGGCTCCCTGCTGTTGATTCCAGAAGCGGTTCGGCTTGGCGAATGGTGGCGTCTGTTGTCTTCCGTCTTCCTGCACTACGAGTTGACGCACATCGCGTTTAACATGGTGACGCTTTACTTTTTCGGTCGCATTGCCGAGCGAATTTTCGGCTTGCCGCGGTTTATGGTCATCTATGTATTGGCCGGGGTTGCAGGCAGTTTGTTGTCGGTCGCGTTCAGTCCGCACAATTCGCTCGGCGCATCGGGTGCCGTATTCGGACTGTTCGGTGCGTTGCTCGCTTTCGGACAGTTTAACCGCAAAGCGTTTGCCATGACGATCGGCACGTCCGTCTATGCGCTGTTGGCGATCAATCTAATCTTTGGATTCATCATGCCCAATGTCAACAATTTTGCCCATATTGGCGGTATGATCGGCGGCTTTTTAAGCGCGATGGCAGTGGGAGTGCCCAATACGCCAAACAACAAGCGCTGGTTGTTCGCTGTACTCTATGCCGGATTCGTTGCCCTTTCCCTCTGGATCGCTTTGGAAACCCCTTTTCGCTAA